In the genome of Limnothrix sp. FACHB-406, one region contains:
- the lipB gene encoding lipoyl(octanoyl) transferase LipB: MVCDAATETNGESAGPIAPCWQLNLQTTAYEVAWGWQRQWQADRIADPTLPDGLMLLEHPPVYTLGRGADRAFVRFDPATHPVPLVPIERGGEVTHHCPGQLVGYPILNLRRHQPDLHWYLRQLEEVLIRAIGTWGLGAERLPGLTGVWLEGCKVAAIGIQVSRWVTMHGFALNVDCELAGFREIVPCGIADRPVGRLADFVPGLTVAQARSVVAEQFAAVFGLRLEPCPPNHRPAGALMLP; this comes from the coding sequence ATGGTCTGTGATGCTGCTACTGAAACCAATGGGGAAAGTGCCGGGCCGATCGCCCCCTGTTGGCAACTGAATTTGCAAACCACAGCTTACGAAGTGGCTTGGGGTTGGCAGCGCCAGTGGCAGGCTGATCGAATCGCGGATCCGACACTGCCCGATGGGTTAATGCTGTTGGAACATCCGCCGGTTTATACCCTGGGGCGTGGGGCCGATCGCGCCTTTGTGCGGTTTGACCCCGCAACCCATCCCGTGCCGTTAGTGCCCATTGAGCGCGGGGGTGAGGTGACCCACCATTGCCCTGGGCAGTTGGTCGGCTATCCAATTTTGAATTTGCGCCGCCACCAACCGGATCTCCATTGGTATCTGCGCCAGTTGGAAGAGGTGTTGATTCGGGCGATCGGGACTTGGGGCTTGGGTGCGGAACGGCTGCCGGGCCTGACGGGGGTGTGGCTAGAGGGGTGCAAGGTGGCGGCGATCGGGATTCAGGTCAGCCGTTGGGTGACCATGCACGGCTTTGCTCTGAATGTGGATTGTGAGCTAGCGGGCTTTCGGGAAATTGTGCCCTGTGGAATTGCCGATCGCCCCGTGGGCCGCTTGGCGGATTTTGTGCCTGGATTGACGGTGGCCCAGGCGCGATCGGTGGTGGCAGAACAGTTTGCGGCGGTGTTTGGCCTGCGCTTGGAACCCTGCCCCCCAAACCACCGACCGGCGGGCGCATTGATGTTGCCCTAG
- a CDS encoding LexA family transcriptional regulator yields MTGRGGRRPGAGRPKGTGKYGEPTKAVRLPISFVDRLPELLAQWQLDQLETEAIADGRLQRIEDHPTPPLRLYEMPAAAGLHAFAPQEDTEPDAIDLNTYLSRHPSESFLVRVTGDSMIGIGIYPDDMLVIDASEADNAQTGQIVLALVDDKVTVKRLQVLDGRIFLHSENPIYAPLQITEGMVFKILGIVASAIHQFR; encoded by the coding sequence ATGACCGGTCGAGGCGGTCGCCGTCCGGGCGCGGGTCGTCCCAAAGGCACAGGTAAATATGGCGAACCCACCAAAGCGGTTCGACTGCCGATCAGTTTTGTCGATCGCCTGCCGGAACTCCTGGCTCAATGGCAGCTCGATCAATTGGAAACGGAAGCCATCGCCGATGGCCGGCTCCAACGCATTGAAGACCACCCCACGCCACCCCTGCGCCTCTATGAAATGCCTGCGGCCGCTGGGTTACATGCCTTTGCGCCCCAAGAGGACACGGAACCCGACGCGATCGACCTGAACACCTATCTCAGTCGGCATCCCAGCGAGTCTTTTTTGGTGCGGGTCACGGGGGATTCCATGATCGGCATTGGCATCTATCCCGATGACATGCTGGTGATTGATGCCTCTGAGGCGGATAACGCCCAGACGGGACAAATCGTACTGGCGTTGGTGGATGACAAGGTAACGGTCAAGCGGCTGCAAGTGCTGGATGGTCGCATTTTTCTGCATTCCGAAAATCCGATCTATGCCCCTTTGCAAATCACCGAAGGGATGGTGTTTAAGATTTTGGGGATTGTGGCCAGCGCTATTCACCAATTCCGCTAA
- the hpf gene encoding ribosome hibernation-promoting factor, HPF/YfiA family, whose translation MKLVIQGKNIEITDALRDYVQQKIEKAVSHFQHLTLEVDVHLSVARNPRIDSNQTAEVTIYANRTVVRAEESSENLYASIDMVADKIARQLRKYKEKHQERRREPVKTAEVLGEMPVGTIIPPREPELPADVVRTKYFEMAPMTIAEALEQLELVDHDFFMFCNSETGEINVIYERNHGGYGVIQPRKAQRFAENSSAA comes from the coding sequence ATGAAGCTTGTCATCCAGGGTAAAAACATCGAGATTACCGATGCACTGCGTGACTATGTTCAGCAAAAAATTGAAAAGGCCGTCAGCCATTTTCAACACTTAACTCTTGAAGTGGATGTGCACCTGTCGGTAGCTCGCAACCCCCGGATTGATTCTAACCAAACGGCTGAGGTGACCATTTACGCGAACCGCACAGTTGTTCGAGCTGAAGAAAGCAGCGAGAACCTGTATGCCAGCATTGACATGGTTGCTGACAAAATTGCCCGTCAACTTCGCAAGTATAAGGAAAAACATCAAGAACGTCGCCGCGAGCCGGTGAAGACCGCAGAAGTGCTGGGCGAAATGCCGGTCGGAACCATTATTCCGCCCCGAGAACCCGAGTTGCCGGCGGATGTGGTGCGGACGAAATACTTTGAAATGGCCCCGATGACGATCGCGGAGGCCCTGGAGCAACTGGAGCTGGTTGATCACGATTTCTTCATGTTCTGCAACTCAGAAACGGGTGAAATCAACGTGATTTATGAACGGAACCATGGCGGTTACGGCGTGATTCAACCCCGCAAGGCCCAACGCTTTGCCGAGAACTCTTCCGCTGCTTAG
- a CDS encoding DUF3122 domain-containing protein, protein MRIWESIMNRQKSQNIQTSKGSVRSPQLPEWWMGWPALGKALGLLLAVVLWGWGLMPEPAMASLHPYPLPGDRVLCRSLQSLRDQRDRSWQLVLFGEAANGQPPTTGFRLRVVGFPSLRVNRDRSLIVTNSTGAVAQLADQFPIDSLALNTGEYEFDSVAGRLNQLGILRLTIPVGDADQAEIPVPPFVLQEWKMLQKSGCPKA, encoded by the coding sequence ATGAGAATTTGGGAAAGCATTATGAATCGCCAAAAGAGTCAAAATATCCAAACAAGCAAGGGAAGCGTTCGATCGCCCCAATTGCCCGAGTGGTGGATGGGTTGGCCTGCGTTAGGCAAGGCCTTGGGGTTGTTGTTGGCGGTTGTGCTTTGGGGTTGGGGGCTGATGCCGGAACCCGCGATGGCGAGCCTGCATCCCTATCCCCTTCCGGGCGATCGGGTCTTGTGTCGATCGTTGCAATCCCTGCGAGATCAGCGCGATCGTAGTTGGCAATTGGTGCTGTTTGGCGAAGCGGCCAACGGACAACCACCCACAACAGGATTTCGGTTGCGGGTGGTTGGGTTTCCCAGTTTGCGGGTCAATCGCGATCGATCTTTAATCGTCACCAATTCCACAGGGGCCGTTGCCCAGCTTGCGGATCAGTTCCCGATCGATTCATTAGCCCTCAACACCGGAGAATATGAATTTGATTCCGTGGCAGGTCGGTTAAACCAATTAGGTATTTTGCGATTAACCATCCCCGTCGGTGATGCTGATCAGGCAGAAATTCCCGTACCGCCTTTTGTTTTACAAGAGTGGAAAATGCTTCAAAAATCAGGATGTCCCAAGGCTTGA